One genomic window of Arachis stenosperma cultivar V10309 chromosome 10, arast.V10309.gnm1.PFL2, whole genome shotgun sequence includes the following:
- the LOC130956293 gene encoding serine hydroxymethyltransferase 3, chloroplastic-like isoform X1, translating into MQATTGVAMMGSLQQQPVWTKGMTFPNKGLGNNGCLAQTKFYSLKPCKASHVEGTVLTGTPSSLSVSVPEIGGDGSKFVDYGLGEADHEVRAIIDKEKDRQFKSLELIASENFTSRAVMEAVGSCLTNKYSEGLPGKRYYGGNEYIDELEILCQERALTAFHVDREKWGVNVQPLSGSPANFAVYTAILKPHDRIMGLDLPHGGHLSHGFMTPKRRVSGTSIYFESMPYRLDESTGLIDYDMLEKTANLFRPKLIIAGASAYPRDIDYPRFRKIADEVGAFLMMDMAHISGLVAASVLASPFEFCDIVTTTTHKSLRGPRGGMIFFKKDPVHGVDLESAINNAVFPGLQGGPHNHTIGGLAVCLKHAQSQEFKNYQNQVQYFSSLIRIDARRFLMIAHVCTIVQVVSNCRALANRLIEHGYKLVSGGSDNHLVLVDLRPSGIDGARVEKILDMASITLNKNSVPGDKSALVPGGIRIGSPAMTTRGLSEKEFTLIADLIHEGVQISLEAKKLVSGTKLQDFMKFVTSAEFPLEEKVAELRGRVEALTTKYPIPGV; encoded by the exons ATGCAAGCCACTACTGGAGTTGCAATGATGGGTTCTTTGCAACAACAGCCTGTTTGGACCAAGGGGATGACTTTTCCTAATAAAGGGCTCGGCAATAATGGATGTTTAGCTCAGACGAAGTTCTATAGTTTGAAGCCATGCAAAGCATCTCATGTTGAAGGAACTGTACTTACTGGGACTCCATCATCTTTGTCCGTCTCTGTACCTGAAATTGGAG GTGATGGAAGCAAGTTTGTGGACTATGGCTTGGGTGAAGCCGATCATGAGGTTCGTGCAATTATTGATAAGGAAAAGGACCGACAATTTAAAAGTTTAGAGCTTATTGCCTCCGAGAATTTTACTTCTAGAGCAGTAATGGAAGCAGTTGGTTCATGTCTCACTAACAAGTACTCCGAAGGACTACCGGGTAAAAG GTATTATGGTGGTAACGAGTACATTGATGAGCTTGAAATCCTATGTCAAGAAAGGGCTCTGACAGCATTTCATGTAGATAGAGAGAAATGGGGTGTAAATGTTCAACCGTTGTCTGGTTCCCCTGCTAATTTTGCAGTATATACTGCAATTCTTAAACCACATGATAGAATAATG GGTTTGGACTTGCCTCATGGGGGGCATTTATCACATGGATTTATGACACCCAAGAGACGTGTATCAGGAACATCCATTTATTTTGAATCTATGCCTTATCGACTTGATGAATCAACAG GTCTTATTGATTatgatatgttggagaaaactGCAAACCTCTTCCGGCCAAAACTCATAATTGCTGGTGCCAGTGCTTACCCTCGAGACATTGACTATCCTCGCTTCAGAAAA ATTGCAGATGAAGTAGGTGCTTTTCTCATGATGGATATGGCTCACATAAGTGGGCTTGTTGCTGCATCCGTGCTTGCTAGTCCCTTCGAGTTTTGTGATATTGTGACTACCACAACCCACAAG TCCTTGAGAGGTCCAAGAGGTGGTATGATATTCTTCAAGAAAGATCCTGTGCATGGAGTCGATCTGGAGTCTGCCATAAACAATGCTGTTTTTCCCGGTCTTCAG GGTGGTCCTCATAACCACACAATTGGAGGACTAGCAGTTTGCTTGAAGCATGCTCAATCTCAGGAATTCAAAAATTACCAAAACCAGGTACAATACTTTTCATCATTAATTAGAATCGATGCAAGGCGCTTCCTAATGATTGCACATGTCTGCACCATTGTGCAGGTGGTCTCTAACTGTAGAGCTCTTGCAAACCGGTTAATTGAGCACGGATATAAACTGGTCTCTGGTGGTAGTGATAATCACCTGGTTCTTGTTGATCTGAGACCATCT GGTATCGATGGCGCACGAGTTGAGAAAATTCTTGATATGGCTTCCATAACCCTCAACAAGAATTCAGTGCCCG GCGATAAGAGCGCTCTAGTTCCCGGAGGCATTCGCATTGGATCGCCGGCAATGACAACAAGAGGACTCAGCGAGAAAGAGTTCACATTGATAGCTGACTTAATTCATGAGGGTGTCCAGATAAGTCTTGAAGCCAAGAAGTTGGTGTCAGGGACAAAGCTGCAAGATTTTATGAAGTTTGTAACATCTGCTGAGTTTCCCTTGGAAGAAAAGGTTGCAGAGTTGCGTGGTAGAGTTGAAGCTCTTACTACTAAGTATCCAATCCCAGGGGTCTAA
- the LOC130954174 gene encoding eukaryotic translation initiation factor 4E-1, translated as MVVEDTQKSSITDDQITANPNNENEDLEEGEILDDDDSSATSRPPSSSGALARNPHPLENSWTFWFDNPSAKSKQAAWGSSIRPIYTFATVEEFWSIYNNIHHPSKLAVGADFHCFKHKIEPKWEDPICANGGKWTMTFPRGKSDTSWLYTLLGMIGEQFDHGDEICGAVVNVRNRQEKIALWTKNAANEAAQVSIGKQWKEFLDYNDTIGFIFHEDAKKHDRAAKNKYVI; from the exons ATGGTGGTTGAAGATACCCAGAAATCAAGCATCACTGACGACCAAATCACCGCAAACCCTAACAACGAAAACGAAGACCTTGAGGAGGGAGAGATCCTCGACGACGACGACTCCTCCGCCACCTCCAGGCCACCCTCCTCCTCCGGCGCCCTCGCCCGTAACCCCCACCCTCTTGAGAACTCTTGGACCTTCTGGTTCGATAACCCCTCCGCTAAGTCCAAGCAAGCAGCTTGGGGCAGCTCCATCAGACCCATTTACACCTTCGCCACCGTTGAAGAATTCTGGAG CATTTACAATAACATACATCACCCTAGCAAGTTGGCTGTTGGAGCAGACTTTCACTGTTTCAAGCACAAGATTGAGCCTAAATGGGAGGACCCTATCTGCGCTAATGGGGGAAAATGGACTATGACATTTCCTAGGGGGAAATCTGATACCAGTTGGTTATACACG TTGTTGGGAATGATTGGAGAACAATTTGATCATGGTGATGAGATTTGCGGAGCTGTTGTAAATGTCAGGAATAGGCAGGAGAAAATTGCTCTTTGGACTAAGAATGCTGCAAATGAAGCTGCCCAG GTGAGCATTGGAAAACAGTGGAAGGAGTTTCTTGATTATAATGATACCATCGGCTTTATATTCCAC GAGGATGCAAAGAAGCATGACAGAGCCGCTAAAAACAAATACGTCATATGA
- the LOC130954725 gene encoding uncharacterized protein LOC130954725 — translation MACLHDHSCEDHDCSTDWSLYKHIDLSKVSALNEARPGSVKSVFKAWEERLNSSGEHLESNEGDPELLVFIPFTSDVKIKSISIVGGADGTSPAKMRAFINRDGIDFSDAQSMQAIQEWDLAENMQGVLEYQTRYSKFQSVGNITLHFPDNFGADTSKIHYIGLKGEATQLKRDVVATIVYEVMPNPSDHKTRAESGGGFSHVE, via the exons ATGGCGTGCTTACATGATCACAGTTGCGAAGACCACGATTGTTCCACCGATTGGTCTCTATACAAGCACATCGACCTCTCCAAG GTATCTGCTTTGAATGAGGCAAGACCAGGAAGTGTTAAGTCAGTTTTTAAAGCTTGGGAGGAGCGTCTGAATTCTTCTGGG GAACACTTGGAAAGCAACGAGGGTGATCCTGAGTTACTTGTTTTCATTCC ATTTACTTCAGATGTCAAAATTAAAAGCATATCCATAGTAGGCGGAGCTGATGGGACAAGTCCTGCTAAAATGAGAGC GTTTATCAATCGGGATGGAATTGACTTTTCAGATGCACAAAGCATGCAAGCCATTCAG GAATGGGATTTGGCTGAGAATATGCAAGGAGTATTGGAATACCAGACAAG ATATTCAAAATTTCAAAGTGTGGGAAATATTACGCTGCACTTTCCTGACAATTTTGGAGCCGATACAAGCAAAATCCACTATATTGGCCTTAAAGGCGAAGCCACTCAG TTAAAAAGGGATGTGGTTGCAACTATTGTTTATGAGGTTATGCCAAATCCTTCTGATCACAA GACGCGTGCTGAAAGTGGTGGTGGTTTTTCGCATGTCGAATAA
- the LOC130955353 gene encoding ABC transporter B family member 9-like has protein sequence MKTEEASSSSATPNGDGGRRRKKNKANQKVPFYKLFSFADRLDVILMIVGTLSAIGNGMSQPLMTLIFGKLINTFGSGDPSHIVKEVSKVALLFVYLAIWSGITSFLQVSCWMVTGERQAARIRGLYLKTILKQDIAFFDTETTTGEVIGRMSGDTILIQDAMGEKVGKFIQLGSTFVGGFVIAFIKGWRLAVVLLACIPCVVVAGGTMAMMMAKMASRGQIAYAEAGNVVEQTVGAIRTVASFTGEKKAIEKYNIKLKVAYTTTVQQGMASGIGLGALLFIIFSTYGLAMWYGSKLIIERGYNGGTVINVIIALMTGGMSLGQTSPCVNAFAAGRAAAFKMFETIERKPKIDAYDTNGVVLEDIKGDIELKDVYFRYPARPDVQIFAGFSLCVPNGTTAALVGQSGSGKSTVISLLERFYDPDAGEVLIDGVNLKDFQLRWIREQIGLVSQEPTLFTASIKDNIAYGKEGATDEEIMTAITLANAKKFIDKLPQGIDTMAGEHGTQLSGGQKQRIAIARAILKNPKILLLDEATSALDAESERVVQEALEKAMSNRTTVVVAHRLTTIRNADTIAVVQQGKIVEQGSHDELIKDPEGPYSQLIRLQEGQKNEDEDSRIFEADLDRASFHKPSNLRSLSQGSSGSRRSHSNNIVAPLTSQSSVQEIGDGDVETGERSDKKRKSVSMKRLAYLNKPELPVLLLGGIAAAVHGVIFPIFGLLLSSAIKMFFEPPHQLRKDSRFWSLLYVGLGLLTLMAIPVQNYFFGIAGGKLIERIRSLTFQKVVHQEISWFDHPENASGAIGARLSTDASTVRSLVGDTLALIVQNISTIIAGLIIAFTANWILAFVVLAVSPCVLIQGFLQMKFLRGFSADAKLMYEEASQVANDAVGSIRTVASFCAEPKVMDMYRKKCVGPEKQGVRLGLVSGAGFGFSFVALYCTNAFCFYIGSVLVQHGEATFSEVFRVFFCLTMTAIGVSQTSALAPDTNKAKDSAASIFEILDSKPMIDSSSNEGMTLDNVVGAIELQNVSFSYPTRPDIQIFKDLCLSIPAGKTVALVGESGSGKSTVISLLERFYNPDSGQILLDEVDITKFRISWLRQQMGLVGQEPILFNESIRDNIAYGKEGGATEEEIIAAAEAANAHRFISSLPKGYDTTVGERGTQLSGGQKQRIAIARAMLKQPKILLLDEATSALDAESERVVQEALDRVSVDRTTVVVAHRLSTIKGADIIAVVKNGVIAEKGRHDSLMKIEGGTYASLVALHMSAS, from the exons ATGAAAACTGAAGAAGCATCGTCTTCTTCTGCAACACCGAACGGCGATGGAGGACGAAGACGGAAGAAGAACAAAGCGAACCAGAAGGTTCCATTCTACAAGCTTTTCTCTTTCGCGGATCGCCTCGACGTTATATTGATGATCGTTGGAACACTCTCTGCAATCGGCAATGGCATGTCTCAGCCTCTAATGACTCTTATCTTCGGCAAGCTTATCAACACTTTCGGTTCCGGTGATCCATCTCATATCGTCAAGGAAGTTTCAAAG GTTGCATTACTGTTTGTTTACCTGGCTATTTGGTCTGGAATTACATCGTTTCTTC AGGTATCTTGTTGGATGGTGACAGGAGAAAGACAAGCAGCTAGGATCCGTGGTTTGTACTTGAAAACTATATTGAAGCAAGACATTGCCTTCTTTGACACTGAAACAACAACCGGAGAGGTCATTGGTAGAATGTCTGGCGACACTATTCTCATTCAAGATGCCATGGGAGAAAAG GTTGGGAAGTTTATTCAACTTGGTTCAACCTTTGTTGGTGGCTTTGTGATTGCCTTCATAAAAGGATGGAGGCTCGCTGTAGTTCTTCTTGCATGTATACCATGTGTGGTGGTTGCTGGTGGAACTATGGCCATGATGATGGCTAAAATGGCTAGCCGAGGACAGATTGCGTATGCAGAAGCAGGGAATGTTGTTGAACAAACAGTTGGAGCCATTAGAACC GTTGCATCTTTTACTGGGGAGAAGAAAGCAATAGAAAAGTACAATATTAAGTTAAAAGTCGCATATACTACAACGGTTCAACAAGGAATGGCATCAGGTATAGGACTTGGAGCACTTCTGTTCATTATCTTCAGCACCTATGGGCTTGCCATGTGGTATGGTTCCAAGCTCATCATCGAGAGGGGATACAATGGTGGAACAGTAATCAATGTAATCATTGCTCTTATGACCGGTGGGAT GTCACTTGGTCAGACATCTCCTTGCGTAAATGCATTTGCAGCAGGCAGAGCAGCAGCATTTAAGATGTTTGAGACAATAGAAAGGAAACCAAAAATTGATGCATATGACACAAACGGTGTTGTCTTGGAAGACATTAAGGGAGATATTGAACTCAAAGATGTTTACTTCAGATATCCTGCTAGGCCAGATGTGCAGATCTTTGCTGGATTCTCATTATGTGTTCCAAATGGCACAACTGCTGCTTTGGTTGGTCAAAGTGGCAGTGGCAAATCAACTGTGATAAGCTTATTGGAGAGATTCTATGATCCTGATGCTGGAGAAGTACTCATAGATGGGGTCAACTTAAAGGATTTCCAACTTAGATGGATAAGAGAACAAATTGGTTTGGTTAGTCAAGAACCTACTCTTTTTACAGCTAGTATCAAAGACAACATTGCTTATGGAAAAGAAGGTGCAACTGACGAGGAAATAATGACAGCAATAACACTTGCCAATGCCAAAAAATTCATTGACAAGTTGCCACAG GGAATTGACACAATGGCAGGGGAGCATGGCACGCAACTTTCTGGTGGCCAAAAGCAAAGAATTGCCATAGCAAGGGCAATTTTGAAGAATCCTAAAATTCTGCTTTTGGATGAAGCCACAAGTGCATTGGATGCTGAATCTGAACGTGTTGTTCAAGAAGCCTTAGAGAAAGCCATGTCAAATAGGACTACTGTAGTTGTTGCACATCGTTTAACAACTATTAGGAATGCTGACACTATTGCAGTGGTTCAACAGGGGAAAATCGTAGAACAAG GGTCTCATGATGAGTTAATCAAGGACCCTGAGGGTCCTTATTCTCAGCTTATTCGCTTACAAGAAGGACAAAAAAATGAGGATGAAGATAGCAGAATTTTTGAAGCAGATTTAGATAGAGCTTCCTTCCACAAACCATCGAATTTGAGATCATTAAGCCAAGGTTCATCAGGGAGCAGGCGTTCTCATTCAAATAACATTGTTGCCCCTTTAACTTCACAAAGTTCAGTACAAGAAATAGGTGATGGCGACGTTGAAACTGGTGAACGAAGTGATAAGAAGCGCAAAAGCGTTTCAATGAAACGTTTGGCCTATTTGAACAAGCCTGAACTTCCTGTGTTACTGCTTGGAGGCATCGCTGCAGCAGTGCATGGAGTTATATTCCCCATATTTGGCCTATTGCTTTCATCAGCCATCAAAATGTTCTTTGAGCCTCCACATCAGCTAAGGAAGGATTCTAGGTTCTGGTCACTTTTGTATGTTGGTCTGGGTTTGCTCACTCTCATGGCTATACCAGTGCAGAATTACTTCTTTGGGATTGCTGGTGGAAAACTCATTGAAAGGATTCGCTCGTTGACATTCCAGAAGGTTGTGCACCAAGAAATCAGTTGGTTTGATCATCCTGAAAACGCAAG TGGTGCAATCGGCGCAAGGCTATCTACTGATGCTTCAACAGTGAGGAGTCTTGTCGGTGACACATTGGCCCTCATTGTGCAAAACATATCCACAATCATAGCAGGCCTAATTATAGCTTTCACTGCTAATTGGATTCTAGCTTTTGTAGTCCTGGCTGTGTCACCATGTGTTCTCATCCAAGGATTCCTTCAGATGAAATTTCTAAGAGGGTTCAGTGCTGATGCCAAG TTGATGTATGAAGAGGCAAGTCAAGTGGCAAATGATGCTGTTGGTAGCATTAGAACCGTTGCATCGTTTTGTGCAGAACCAAAGGTGATGGATATGTATAGGAAGAAGTGTGTAGGACCAGAAAAACAAGGTGTAAGGTTGGGGCTTGTTAGCGGAGCAGGATTTGGTTTCTCATTTGTTGCTCTATACTGCACAAATGCCTTTTGTTTCTACATAGGATCTGTTCTTGTGCAGCATGGGGAAGCAACATTTTCAGAGGTTTTCAGG GTTTTCTTTTGCCTCACAATGACAGCAATCGGCGTTTCCCAGACTAGTGCCTTGGCACCAGACACAAATAAGGCCAAGGATTCCGCAGCTTCAATATTTGAAATCCTTGATAGCAAACCAATGATTGACTCCAGCAGCAATGAGGGAATGACACTAGACAATGTTGTTGGTGCCATTGAACTTCAAAATGTCAGCTTTAGTTACCCAACAAGGCCTGACATCCAAATTTTCAAAGATTTATGTCTAAGCATCCCTGCTGGGAAG ACTGTTGCATTGGTTGGAGAAAGTGGAAGTGGAAAATCAACAGTGATCAGCCTCTTAGAAAGATTCTACAACCCTGATTCCGGACAGATACTCCTTGATGAAGTGGACATCACTAAGTTCAGAATAAGCTGGTTGAGGCAacaaatgggtttggttggtcAAGAGCCAATTCTCTTCAATGAAAGCATCCGTGACAACATAGCATATGGCAAAGAAGGAGGTGCCACTGAGGAAGAGATCATTGCAGCAGCAGAAGCAGCCAATGCACACAGGTTTATAAGCTCTCTTCCGAAAGGATATGACACTACTGTTGGTGAAAGAGGGACACAACTCTCTGGTGGACAGAAGCAGCGTATTGCCATTGCAAGAGCCATGCTTAAACAGCCTAAGATACTATTGCTCGATGAAGCAACAAGTGCACTTGATGCTGAATCAGAGCGTGTGGTTCAAGAGGCTCTAGATAGAGTGAGTGTGGACAGAACTACTGTGGTGGTAGCTCATAGGCTTTCAACAATCAAAGGTGCTGATATCATTGCTGTAGTGAAGAATGGAGTGATTGCTGAGAAGGGAAGACATGATTCTTTGATGAAGATTGAGGGTGGCACTTATGCTTCCTTGGTAGCTCTACATATGAGTGCATCCTAA
- the LOC130954173 gene encoding transcription factor GTE12 — protein sequence MIATETIVPSTKLRIKFSTKRIEVDSGTKCEAAQKVSLVDQSELSSSKKSLKADSNKRGLPGTGSIECQKEKRQKIDRKGSSHCSTVLKSLTSHRYSWVFSKPVDPVALNIPDYFTIISEPMDLGTIKSKLEKNIYSSIEEFATDVRLTFSNAMTYNPPNNDVHLMAKELSKVFEKKWKDLDKKLKCEDDLEKNRTGFIKETGVKSCNGMRSQEKDTVPKKSRVSEHKGGIQKGSSMAAKDANVEFPKFPSLSCKVKKDLNEGNISNHEGESCPSLRLITSRCSVCGDITCSCGIRSNSSHASEISSEGSEGKDALGQDCQTKCTSPLEKKSDPDSDGPVSSLDSEHVCSSSQLATSAGDATSGEVWSTPVFSVQLSPKKALRAAMLKSRFADTILKAQQKTLLEHGDKGDPLKMQLEKERLERMQREERARIEAQIKHAEAAARLKLEEESRQRREKEREAARLAIEKMKRTVDIEHNLEIVRELEILSGCTLSYKAVAGRHGYKVAMEETLEKPQLENPLERLGLFIKDEYAADEDEVLPNGGCEEGEIL from the exons ATGATTGCCACTGAAACTATCGTACCTAGTACAAAGTTGAGGATCAAATTCTCAACCAAAAGGATAGAAGTTGATTCTGGAACAAAATGTGAGGCTGCACAGAAAGTTTCCCTAGTTGATCAAAGTGAGCTCTCTAGTTCAAAGAAGTCCCTTAAGGCAGATTCCAACAAAAGGGGACTGCCAGGGACAGGGAGCATTGAGTGCCAAAAAGAGAAAAGGCAGAAGATTGATCGAAAGGGATCTTCACACTGCTCTACAGTCCTGAAGAGTTTAACATCTCATCGATATAGCTGGGTTTTTAGTAAGCCAGTGGACCCTGTGGCATTAAACATTCCAGATTATTTCACAATCATATCTGAACCCATGGATTTAGGCACAATTAAATCCAAGCTggagaaaaatatttattcCAGCATTGAGGAATTTGCCACTGATGTCAGGTTAACCTTTTCGAATGctatgacatataatcctcccaaTAATGATGTTCATTTAATGGCCAAGGAGCTCAGCAAAGTATTTGAGAAAAAATGGAAAGATTTGGATAAAAAATTGAAGTGTGAAGACGACCTTGAAAAAAATAGGACGGGGTTCATCAAGGAAACGGGAGTAAAGAGTTGTAATGGGATGCGGTCTCAAGAAAAAGACACGGTGCCCAAAAAGTCACGAGTATCTGAGCACAAAGGAGGAATTCAGAAGGGTAGTTCAATGGCAGCAAAAGATGCTAAT GTGGAGTTTCCAAAATTTCCATCGCTTTCTTGCAAAGTGAAGAAAGACTTGAACGAAG GCAATATAAGTAACCACGAAGGGGAGTCTTGTCCTTCATTGCGACTTATCACAAGCCGATGTAGTGTTTGTGGTGACATTACTTGCAGTTGTGGAATTCGTAGCAATTCGAGTCACGCTTCAG AAATATCTTCTGAAGGATCTGAAGGGAAGGATGCTTTGGGGCAG GATTGCCAGACTAAATGTACATCACCTTTGGAGAAAAAATCTGACCCAGATTCTGATG GGCCTGTAAGTTCTCTGGACAGTGAACACGTATGTTCTAGTTCACAGCTTGCAACTTCTGCTGGTGACGCCACTTCTGGGGAAG tATGGAGCACCCCTGTTTTTTCTGTACAGTTGTCACCTAAAAAGGCTCTCCGGGCTGCTATGCTTAAAAGTCGCTTTGCAGATACAATCTTGAAAGCACAACAAAAAACACTTCTTGAACAT GGTGATAAAGGTGATCCTCTGAAAATGCAATTAGaaaaggagagattggaaaggaTGCAGCGAGAAG AGAGAGCTAGAATTGAAGCCCAAATCAAACATGCTGAAGCAGCTGCAAGATTGAAGCTCGAGGAAGAGTCAAGGCAAcgaagagaaaaggaaagagaagCTGCACGACTTGCAATAGAAAAG ATGAAAAGGACTGTTGATATAGAGCACAATCTGGAGATAGTGAGAGAACTTGAAATTTTGAGTGGGTGTACATTATCTTATAAGGCAGTGGCTGGTAGACATGGCTATAAAGTTGCAATGGAGGAGACATTGGAGAAACCTCAGCTTGAAAACCCGTTGGAGCGGCTTGGTTTATTTATCAAAGACGAGTATGCCGCGGATGAAGACGAGGTGTTACCGAACGGAGGCTGCGAAGAAGGGGAAATATTGTAG
- the LOC130956293 gene encoding serine hydroxymethyltransferase 3, chloroplastic-like isoform X2, with the protein MQATTGVAMMGSLQQQPVWTKGMTFPNKGLGNNGCLAQTKFYSLKPCKASHVEGTVLTGTPSSLSVSVPEIGGDGSKFVDYGLGEADHEVRAIIDKEKDRQFKSLELIASENFTSRAVMEAVGSCLTNKYSEGLPGKRYYGGNEYIDELEILCQERALTAFHVDREKWGVNVQPLSGSPANFAVYTAILKPHDRIMGLDLPHGGHLSHGFMTPKRRVSGTSIYFESMPYRLDESTGLIDYDMLEKTANLFRPKLIIAGASAYPRDIDYPRFRKIADEVGAFLMMDMAHISGLVAASVLASPFEFCDIVTTTTHKSLRGPRGGMIFFKKDPVHGVDLESAINNAVFPGLQGGPHNHTIGGLAVCLKHAQSQEFKNYQNQVVSNCRALANRLIEHGYKLVSGGSDNHLVLVDLRPSGIDGARVEKILDMASITLNKNSVPGDKSALVPGGIRIGSPAMTTRGLSEKEFTLIADLIHEGVQISLEAKKLVSGTKLQDFMKFVTSAEFPLEEKVAELRGRVEALTTKYPIPGV; encoded by the exons ATGCAAGCCACTACTGGAGTTGCAATGATGGGTTCTTTGCAACAACAGCCTGTTTGGACCAAGGGGATGACTTTTCCTAATAAAGGGCTCGGCAATAATGGATGTTTAGCTCAGACGAAGTTCTATAGTTTGAAGCCATGCAAAGCATCTCATGTTGAAGGAACTGTACTTACTGGGACTCCATCATCTTTGTCCGTCTCTGTACCTGAAATTGGAG GTGATGGAAGCAAGTTTGTGGACTATGGCTTGGGTGAAGCCGATCATGAGGTTCGTGCAATTATTGATAAGGAAAAGGACCGACAATTTAAAAGTTTAGAGCTTATTGCCTCCGAGAATTTTACTTCTAGAGCAGTAATGGAAGCAGTTGGTTCATGTCTCACTAACAAGTACTCCGAAGGACTACCGGGTAAAAG GTATTATGGTGGTAACGAGTACATTGATGAGCTTGAAATCCTATGTCAAGAAAGGGCTCTGACAGCATTTCATGTAGATAGAGAGAAATGGGGTGTAAATGTTCAACCGTTGTCTGGTTCCCCTGCTAATTTTGCAGTATATACTGCAATTCTTAAACCACATGATAGAATAATG GGTTTGGACTTGCCTCATGGGGGGCATTTATCACATGGATTTATGACACCCAAGAGACGTGTATCAGGAACATCCATTTATTTTGAATCTATGCCTTATCGACTTGATGAATCAACAG GTCTTATTGATTatgatatgttggagaaaactGCAAACCTCTTCCGGCCAAAACTCATAATTGCTGGTGCCAGTGCTTACCCTCGAGACATTGACTATCCTCGCTTCAGAAAA ATTGCAGATGAAGTAGGTGCTTTTCTCATGATGGATATGGCTCACATAAGTGGGCTTGTTGCTGCATCCGTGCTTGCTAGTCCCTTCGAGTTTTGTGATATTGTGACTACCACAACCCACAAG TCCTTGAGAGGTCCAAGAGGTGGTATGATATTCTTCAAGAAAGATCCTGTGCATGGAGTCGATCTGGAGTCTGCCATAAACAATGCTGTTTTTCCCGGTCTTCAG GGTGGTCCTCATAACCACACAATTGGAGGACTAGCAGTTTGCTTGAAGCATGCTCAATCTCAGGAATTCAAAAATTACCAAAACCAG GTGGTCTCTAACTGTAGAGCTCTTGCAAACCGGTTAATTGAGCACGGATATAAACTGGTCTCTGGTGGTAGTGATAATCACCTGGTTCTTGTTGATCTGAGACCATCT GGTATCGATGGCGCACGAGTTGAGAAAATTCTTGATATGGCTTCCATAACCCTCAACAAGAATTCAGTGCCCG GCGATAAGAGCGCTCTAGTTCCCGGAGGCATTCGCATTGGATCGCCGGCAATGACAACAAGAGGACTCAGCGAGAAAGAGTTCACATTGATAGCTGACTTAATTCATGAGGGTGTCCAGATAAGTCTTGAAGCCAAGAAGTTGGTGTCAGGGACAAAGCTGCAAGATTTTATGAAGTTTGTAACATCTGCTGAGTTTCCCTTGGAAGAAAAGGTTGCAGAGTTGCGTGGTAGAGTTGAAGCTCTTACTACTAAGTATCCAATCCCAGGGGTCTAA